In Nematostella vectensis chromosome 3, jaNemVect1.1, whole genome shotgun sequence, the genomic window TTGTTCTATGAAGGAATTGTAAGGTAAGGACTTAATGcaatttggtattttttcccaaaatctAGAAGACATGGCTGTAAATTTAGTTAATCCATAATTGGTTTTGGAAGCTGGCCTAAAGAGATTGCCTTTGGAAGCATATCTGGTATTATGTGAGTGAACTTGAGTGGCAGGCAGGATTAGATTACATAATGGCTTAGGCATAGTATCAGGAAAGTGTTGGAGCTTATAAACAAGAGATGATATCCTTAGATTATGTATGTTATCAAGATTCAGGATCCTAAGCAGTTGGTAATAATTCGATGGACTTTCCCTTTGGGGAGCAAAGAAAATAGAGCGAATGCATTTATTCTGCTTCGTTTTGATAGGGCGAAGCCGTGTTTGGCTTGCCGAGCCCCAGCTCATTATACCATAAGAAATATATGGGTAAATTAAATTATAGTATAGTTGTGTTAAAGTAGTCAGGGGAAGAAAATAACGTAACTTGGAAATGATTCCAAGATTTTTTGCGAGGCATTTATTAACATGATTTAGTTGTGAATTCCATTTGAGATGTTCATCAATAAAGACACCTAAGTATTTTATGTTGTTAGTATTCTTTATACCATATGCTGTTAAGTCAATAGAAACACTTTTTCTGGGGGAGGTGACAGTGATATGATGAGTTTTCTTAAAATTAATGGACAACTTATTAGCGTTACAGTATTTGATGACATTGTCTAATTCACTATTAACAGTGGTTTCTATATCTTTGGGGTTTTTTGAAGTATAAAATAGATTTGTATCATCTGCAAATATTCTAAATTTCAGTTTCTTAGAAGAGTTGGGGAGATCATTAATATATAAGAGGAATAATAAGGGACCAAGGGTAGATCCTTGAGGAACTCCGCAAGAGATTGGTAGCATAGATGATTCCGCATTGCCAATTTTGACAAACTGATGACGATTAGAGAGATAACTAGAAAACCATTTTGCGGGGGTTCCCCTGACTCCATATTTGTACATTTTAGCTAATAAGATGTCGTGGTTAATAGTATCAAATGCCTTTGAAAAATCTAAGAAaatagcacatgtagtcataCCTTGGTCAATAGAAGACTTGAGGGTCTCAACAGTTTCTAATATGGCATGTTCGGTTGAATGGCCTTTCCGAAATCCAAATtgaaattcaaataaaattttatgtttttcaagaaaaaaaatcagctgGTTGTAGATAAGCTTCTCAAGAATCTTGCTAAATGAACAGATTATTGATATTGGTCTATAATTCCCTGGTTCAGTGGCATCCCCACTTTTATATATAGGAGTAACCCTtgagattttgaaaatatcagGGACTTCACCACTTGCTATAGATTCATTATAAATGGCAGTAAAGGGAGAGGCTAGGATGGATGCTGAcaattttataaatttattaGGAATAGTAATAtatgatttattttcattaagagatgcaaaaagtaaaaaaacctGTGCTTCTGAAACTGGAGACATAACAAAAGAAGAAGTTGTAGATTGTTTAATATAGGATGTAGGAGATATGGATTTGTCATCTTTAATTTGGGAAGCTAGATTGGTTCCTACATTTGTAAAAAATTTGTTCAACTGATCAGCAATATCAGAAGGATTGGTAAACGACCTATTTCCTGAAGTAATGCGACTAGGAGCACTTTGCCcctttgttttcctttgtatCAGCTTGCCGATTAATTTCCAGGTAGCTTTGAGGTTGTTTTTACAGCTAATAAATTGAGAATGGAAATATTCctttttacttttgttgagAAGATGTGATAAAGTATTAGAATATTGCTTGTATGCTATTACTTTTTCTTGGTTTTTGCTAAAAAAGTGACTTCGGTACATTTTTTGCTTGTGCTTTATTGATTTTAAGATGCCATTGGTAATCCATGGTTTACTaagttgtcttttttttgcaCGAGAGGCAATTTTCATTGGTGCATGTTTATCGATAACAGAATGGATGGCATGAATTGTGTCTTCAGTTTTTTCATTTAATGTTTTAGTTGATTGGTGAAGGGAATTCCAATCAAGCTGGTTCATATCATACAAGAAATTTTCACTattaaatttagaaaaatCTCTAAAACTTTGCTGTTCACAAGTTTTCTTGAGATGGGACTTAAAGGTGCAGAAAATGGGCAGATGGTCAGAGATATCAACTGTGAGAATACCAGGAGTGACATGGGAAATGGGACAATTAGTGTAGATATGATCAATCAGTGTGGCAGTGTGACTGGTTATACGAGTAGGCTTAGTTATAATTGGCATTAAGCCATTAGAGAAAAGCATATCGAGGTATTCATCAGTCTGGAAATGGGAATTAGCTTTCAAAAAATCTATATTTATATCGCCACACAGGAATAAGTCAACTTTGTTTGGGTCAATAGATTTGATTATGTTATCTAACTGAATTGTAAATTCATTAAGATTATCTGTGGGATGTCTATAAATACAACCtacaataatatttttcttatttttcccatTTTCAATCTCACACCAAGTTGATTCAACTAAATCCATGTCAAGTTTTATATCTTCACGGGGTATAGCATTTAAAGAATTGTTAATATATAAGGCAGAGCCACCAGCATTGGTTTTAGAGTCattgtgaaaaaaattgtaatttttaaaatttatgttCTTAACAGAATAATCATTTAGTTTAGTCTCAGTGACAGCAATAATTTGAGGCTTGGAATcaattaaatataaaatatcttcAAGGAGGTCAAAATTCTTAGACAGGCTCCTTGAATTGCAGTGCAGAATGAAAGGGCCTTCATTCGACTTTTTGATTAATTTGTTCAATTTATTGATCGAAAAGTATTCGGAAGATGGACTAGAGAGCATGAGGTCAGAATCAGATTCATCAGATTTATCAGGGTTAGTGAGTAGATTAAAGATGTCATTATGCATGTTGCTGTTAGCAATATCTCCTGACCAGTTTCCAACAAAAACATTGAATCTTTGATCGGAAAGCGAGCTAAAAGGCAGGGGATTACTTACAATTTCCTCGATTTCCTCGTTGGCCATTCTAGTAATGTTGAGACTGGCAATCTAAAAATTCATTAAATTCAGCGTCGGATATAAATCCGATGGAATTTGAGGTTTCGCTTTCACGAAGCCAAATTTTTCCATTTGCTGTCCAAATAAATTTAAAGTTGCATTGACGTCTGTATTTAGAAATCCGACTAAACAGTTTCTTCCTATAAGGTGTTAAACTCTCGTTTATAAAGATATGTGCTGTTCGGCTGACGCCGGATTCTGCTGGCTGATCTCGAACTGTAGGTAGATCCTTCGTACGCTTCTGTTTGAGGTTTTTCCGATTAGAATAGACTTCGTCTCGCTTGGATCTTCTAATGAACTTGGCGATTATCCTATCTTGCCCTTTCTTTGTAGGTTTTAGGCATTTCTATGTAAGGCTATACGTTTCTTCTCTTCCTTCTCACAAGATGCTACCATAAAAAGAATAAGCTCATTTTAACTGTTGGTCACTTGTGATCACCTTTTGCCTTTCAGGCCGAGAGCCCCCTTATCATGGCTAGATCCAGGTGCATTTGGGACActtggtgttggtggtgggtTTGCTCTTGGGGCCAAGCTGTGCCGTCCAGATTCAGATGTGTGGGTGATGTATGGTGATGGGTCACTAGGGTATAGCATAGCGGAGTTTGACACCTTTGTAAGGCATAAGGTACAGTATAACAGAACATGATCTACGGtaagtgtttattttgacATGATGCTACAGCATCACAAAGTAGGGTGCTCATTTGAAACAGGGCTTTTTCCAAACTTTAGACTTAAGCTCTACATGAATGACTAAATTGGTGTACAGTGAGGGAGGGAGAGAGGGTATTTGGTATTCTTTGCCTTTACTGGATTGCTTTTATTGGAAGCTTAGCCTGCATGCAGGCAGTAATCGGTGTTATTATTGCGGAAAACCATCTCCGTTTGGTGATTGGGTGCCATCTTGTATTATAAGCCATGtggttcctgggggcgagcgcaaaaacggaCGCAGGGCAAGGGGTGATGGAGAGAGAAGAGGGAAGGCTTAATATACAAGATGGCACCCGATCACcaaacggagagggttttccgcaataataacaccgagtaccgcctgcatgCAGGCTATTGGGAGCTGGGCACTAAAACATGCATTTACAGGAAGGTTTTGTTACAGTAGGGTTACTGTCAATTATATGCAATAATTCACTTTAAAATCcattacaaacaaaatattttttcctcCTGTTTTCAGACACCAGTCATAGCTCTTGTAGGAAACGATGCATGCTGGTCTCAGATAGCTCGGGAACAAGTGCCGTTGTTTGGTTCCAGCATAGCATGTGATCTCGAGGTAAGGACTACAAAAGTAGGGGTGGAACCAAGATTCCCTGAAGGGTGTACCAATATAAAAAGACAATTTTTGGAGATAAGTTTGTGTGAAGGGGTCACGCAGGGTTAACATTATAGACAATATCACCTTTAGCATCCTATGAAATGGTTGTGCCCTGCTAGTGGGTGGGGTACACCATGGAAAACATCCACAGAAATGAACTTTCCTGCACACTTGAGCAGTAATTATATTTAGCAACAGGTTAATCCAAATAAAAGAATACATGCCAAAAAATGAACTCCACCTCTATGTAATTTAGCAATGAAgtcatgatgatgaaaatgtttttattttctttcagtACACAAATTATGAGCAAGTAGCTGAAGGATATGGGGGATATGGTTTAAAGTTGGGTGCCTCATCTGAAAGAGAAATCAAAGACATTCTTTCCAAGGCACAAGAAGTTTCTCGGCAGGGAAAACCTGTTCTTATAAATGCTCTGATTGGGAAGAGCACATTCCGTGAAGGTTCAATATCAGTGTAAAAGAAAgaattttttataagaactttaAAAAACTGTAATTTAACAGTTGTTTACCGCAGGGGAGCCTTTTGATTACAAGGTTGTGAGATTATGGGAAAAAGGGTTTTGATTATAACTGATTATAAAGTTTCTacaaatattatataaaaaacagTATTAGGGTATCAAATATAAAGACGTATGCTTTAGTGGCGAGAGGTACAGTGTTATGTGTATTTCTAGGTGTAAATTTGACAATTAGTGTATACTGGAAATACATTGTGGTGATGTTAGCAAGAAAGGTGGCAGCCACTAGGAGGAGTCTAAAAAATATCCCTGAGAAATCTTGTTTACCCTCCCCtgatttttcccttttttgaaaataggATAGGAGactattttcaattataaagaCGTATGCTTTAGTGGCGAGAGGTACAGTGTTATGTGTATTTCTAGGTGTAAATTTGACAATTAGTGTATACTGGAAATACATTGTGGTGATGTTAGCAAGAAAGGTGGCACCACTAGGAGGAGTCTAAAAAATATCCCTGAGAAATCTTGTTTACCCTCCCCtgatttttccctttttttgaaaataggaTAGGAGACTATTTTCACTAACAAAATACAGTTAGTCTTACATGATAcaatactttaaaaaatatattaaagttgtgtttaagaaaaatattggGAAATAATGCTGCACTGTAAAAGTTCTGAAAAGCCCCCTTTTCAAAAGGCTTCTATCTCAATAATGGACATTTTTTAGATAGCACAGCCTATTTAATATCTTGATTTATTTGGAGGTGTGAGAAACTGAGGATTAGAGGGGAGTCTTTCCTATGATGAgttcaaaacaagatggtGGCTAGAGTAAATGCCTTATAGCAGGCTGGCATTCACAATAAGAATATGTCTAACAAATGTATCAGATTATTTTGAAGTCCATTGTCCTTTTCACATGGCAAAGAttcaattttaaaatgttagGGAAGTaataaaatttgtaaaaaaaaaaagaaactttcCCTCCTTTCAAAGTCTATTGATCCAAATACTTGGCGATTGAGAGTAGTAAAGCAGATCTGCATAAATCACTAAAATGTAGTCCATCTTACAATACAAAATgcttttaaatatttaaaacaaaacagcACCTTCACACAAGTCCGATCAACAGACTTCACTGTACTTAGTGAGCAAATGATAAAATTTAAGATGGCAAAAGCCTGTTTTTAATTTGCAAGAagtttcgaaaaaaaaaattaaataaagagTAAAAACATTCCCTTCCCTGCTAGGTATCAACAGTGGTAATAGGGGAAGGAGTATGTCCAGGTGTAGTTGATGATGGCCGCACTTTTGGCTTTGGAGCCTTATTGAGAATTCCCCTAATTTCCTGCTTTTCTTCAAAGTTTTTCCATATTTCATACAAGCGTAAAATATGATGTGTTATCTCCACAATTTGGTCCATGTCAACCGAAAGCTCTGCAAACCACTGCTTCGAGTCTTTTTGTTGGATAACACAGGCCATGTGAATAGCGGCAAGTGCTATGAGGTAGGGTGGATAGATAAGGAATATGTCTGTTCTTAAGCTGTCATTGATTATGCGCCACGCAGTTGGAAGAATAGCCTCCTCCATTCCAAGGTCGCTGACATACTGAGTCAGAGGACGATATGGGTGATAGATGATAAGACAGCAATCCAGCATTTCCAGCAGGTAAAACTCACATTCTAGCACCTGGTGAACAATAGATGTTCCTTTTAGTGAGAATATCAAACAATAGAACTACAGGGTGCTGTATTTAATTTACTGTGGATGTTGATATACAGAGTTAAAGGAAATTTGTGTTTACCCCTATACAACATAAACAAATGCTGAACAACATGACTACCCTCCTGTTTAAAATTTCAAGTTATGGTCCTAGATTTCTAGCAACATCCCCTTCACTTCCCTTGTCTCAGATTTTAAGAATGATTTTCTGCTGGCAAAATGCAAATGACGATTATACATACTTAAGTATTTCTATCCAGAAATAAACAGATTATCAAAGTTAAGGCCGTCTGTATCAAGCCATAATGTAAGAACTATGTACGTTTTTTGTTGAGACTTTAAGAAATATAGTTATGAGAATTCAATATTTTCTAAGCAACAAGTCATCGTCATATTTCTCCTGTACCTGATTCATTCGGTAAGGAAACTGCTCCATTTGAAATGCGTAGGAATACTTGTTCTTCACAACGGAACTACAGGCGGATATTAACTTGTTATTCGATATGGCCCCGCACTCTTCCACTTTCGATGCTAGATATACACACGTTGGTGCAATCAAAAGAGGATCTATACTCTTTAGTGAGTTCTTTGAGTAAAATCGTTTAAAAAACACTGTAGCGGTGGCGATAACTTGCTGGCGAAGGTCCAAGTGTTCTCCTAAAGATTGCATAAAATTTGAGTAAAATATATGGACTTTTTGGTACTCTACTTCTGTGAGAAATTGTAAGTCTTGTTGACGGCCGATCATGATCTCATCAACGTCTAACATCCACTGGTTGCAGTGGGAGGAAAGCCAAAAATTAGCCGCCATGGTTGGGTGAAAAGAATGGAGGAAAGAATGAAGAAAAGTACCAGGCGTTCCTACAGTGAGCAAGGCATCACGGGAAACCACACAGGAATCTTTCCAATACTTTTTTGGCTGAACATAATATGAATGTAACATTTGCGTTTtcactttttatttat contains:
- the LOC5504083 gene encoding cyclin-C encodes the protein MAANFWLSSHCNQWMLDVDEIMIGRQQDLQFLTEVEYQKVHIFYSNFMQSLGEHLDLRQQVIATATVFFKRFYSKNSLKSIDPLLIAPTCVYLASKVEECGAISNNKLISACSSVVKNKYSYAFQMEQFPYRMNQVLECEFYLLEMLDCCLIIYHPYRPLTQYVSDLGMEEAILPTAWRIINDSLRTDIFLIYPPYLIALAAIHMACVIQQKDSKQWFAELSVDMDQIVEITHHILRLYEIWKNFEEKQEIRGILNKAPKPKVRPSSTTPGHTPSPITTVDT